The DNA region GACCTGGCCCTGCTGGACCGGCTCGACCACCTGTTTGCCTGCGAGACGCCCGATGCTGACGCCTGATTCCCTGTTTGCCGTACTGGACACCCTGGTCGGGACTCGCCGCCTGCGTCCGCTGGACCGGGCGCTGGCCCGCTTTCTGGCCGGACACGTACCGGACACCCCGCCGGCCGTCCTGCTGGCCACCGTACTGGCCAGCCACCAGCTGGGGCGCGGCCATCCGGCGCTGGACCTGGCCGCCGTCCATGCCGACCCGGCCGCCACGCTGGGCTGGGCCGACGATGGCGATACGCCGGACCTGACGGCCTTGCCGGTATTTGCCGGGCCGCTGTCCGGCTGGCTGGCGCAGCTCGAAAGTGCCGCCTGTATCGACCGGCCGCCGGCCGACAGCGGTGCGCCGCTGGTGCTGGCCGGCCACAACCTGTACCTGCGCCGCTACTGGCAGTGCGAGGAAACCGTGGCGGAGGCCATCCGCGCCCGCCTGCCGCAGCGCCTGGCGGTGCCGGACGACCTGTCCGTCCGGCTGGACCGGCTGCTGGCCGACATGCGTGATGCCGACGAAGCGGCCCGCCGCCAGACCCACTGGCAGTCGGTGGCGGTGGCACTGGCGGCCCGGCTGGGGTTCTGCATCATTTCCGGCGGTCCGGGCACCGGCAAGACCACCACGGTGGTCCGCCTGCTGGGCCTGTTGCAGGGACTGACGCTGGATGCCGGCAGGACGCCGCTCGCAATCCGGCTGGCTGCCCCCACCGGCAAGGCGGCGGCCCGCTTGCAGGATTCGATCCGCCAGGCGGTGGCCCGGCTTGACCCGGCCGTCCGCGAGCATGTCCCCGCCGAGGTGTCGACCCTGCACCGGCTGCTGGGCCCGCTGCCGGACAGCCGGCATTTCCGTCACCATGCCGGCCAGCCGCTGCCGCTGGACGTGCTGGTGATCGACGAAGCCTCGATGATCGACCTTGAAATGATGGCCGCGGTGCTCTCGGCCCTGCCGGCCCATGCCCGGCTGATCCTGCTGGGCGACAAGGACCAGCTGGCTTCGGTCGAGGCCGGTGCCGTGCTGGGCAGCCTGTGCGCCGGCAGCCGGGTGGATGTGCAGGATCCGGCGCAATGGGCCGGCAGCCACGAAATGGCAGCCTGGCTGGGCGCGGCCAGCGGCTATGCGGTCAAGGCCGACGGCCTGCCAGCCGGAGCGCTGACCGACCATGTGGTGGTATTGAAAAAGAGCCACCGCTTCGGGGACGACAGCGGCATCGGCGAGCTGGCCCGCGCGGTGAACGACGGCGATGCCTCGCGGGCGGCCACCGTGTGGCCGCGTCACGCCGACAGCATCGCCCGGCTGGAGCCGGCTTCCCGCTGCATCGAACAGCTGGCGCTACAGGGCCGCAGCAGTGGCAGCCCGGCAGGCTGGCAGGCCGCCAGTTACCGCGCCTATCTGGAAATCATGGCCGCCGGCGACCAGGGCGATCCCGACGGCTGGGCGCGCCAGGTGCTGGAGGCGTTCAACCGCTTCCGGGTGCTGTGTGCCCTGCGCCAGGGCGAGGAAGGCGTCAGCGGCGTCAATGCCGCCATCGAGGCCAGCCTGCGCACAGCCGGGCTGCTGCCGGCCGGTCGCAGCGAATGGTATGCCGGCCGCCCGGTGATGGTGCTGAAAAACGATTACGGACTCGGGCTGATGAACGGCGACACCGGCATTGCCCTGCCGATGCCCGACGCCACGCTGCGCGTGTGCTTTGCCCTGCCCGACGGCCGGGTACGCCAGGTATTGCCCAGCCGGCTGACCGACGTGGAAAGCGCGTTTGCCATGACGGTCCACAAGTCACAGGGATCGGAATTCAGCCACACCGTCTTGCTGCTGCCGCAGCACGACAGCCCGATCCTGACCCGCGAGCTGGTGTATACCGGCATCACCCGCGCCCGTGACCGGCTGACACTGGTGGGCAGTGCCGACATTTTCCGGCGTGCCGTCAGCCGCCGCACCGTCCGCCACAGCGGACTGGCCCAGCGGCTGGGCTAGAGCATCCGCAGGATGCCGGCTCCGGGTTCCCCCGGCCGGCATCGGCCGAAACGGCCCGTATTGCCTGCCGGGGCCAGGCGCACCGGCCTGATGAAGTCCGGACTCCTGTTGCGGACAGTTCAGCCGGCAAACGCCGGATCGCCCTGCTGGGTGCGCTCGCCCGGACGCCGGGGCCAGGCCTCCCACTTGAGGTTGCAGCGCGGCAGGCTGTCCATGTCGAGGCTGGCGGCCAGTTCGCCGAGACTGACAAGCTGCCAGCCCTGCTCTTGCCAGCCGGCCAGCAGGGCTTCAAACACGGCGGCAAACGCACCGCCTTCGCGCTCGGCCGCCAGGGTGTAGACGTGGCAGCCGCCGGCCGGCACGCGCGCACTGAGGCCGAGCAGGCGCTCGGCAGCATGGGCTTCGTCATTGCCGATGTCGGCCAGCACTTCGTCCAGCGTCGGCAGCGTGGTCGGCAACTGCGGCACGGCCACGATTTCGGCGTGATGCACCGGGATGAACGGCCGTGAGCCACGGGTATCACTGGCCCAGGCAAAGCCCTGCTGTTGCAGTTCGCGCATGGCCGGCCAGTTGATGCGCCAGCCCGGCGAGGCAATGCCGGCTGCCGGCTGGCCGGTCAGCTGGCTGAAAGCCGTGCGGGCGTGTTCCAGCGTCTTGCGCGACCACTCGGCCTCGCCGGTCAGGGCTTCCTGCCGCCAGGCGGCCTGATCCCAGGCAGCCAGCGCCAGCTCGAAACCGGCAGCCTGCAACTGCTGGCAGACCTGGCGCCCGGCGCGGCCGGGCTGGCGGCCGAGCCACCAGCGACCCGCCATCCGGGTGCTCCACGGCAGCTGGCGGCGCAGCTTGAAGCTGTCCTTGGCCAGCCATTCGGCCGCCGGCACCCGGCCGGCCCGGTCCGGGCCGACATTGAGGCAGAACGTGGCACTGGCGCCGGCAGCGGCCAGCAGTTCCGCCAGCTTCGGCACGCCATGCAGCAGTCCGTGGCGGGTATGGACGTCGACCTTGAGGGCAAGGAGCGGCATCGGCGGGATTCCTTCAGGCAACCTGGGCCAGTTCGGCGCGCATGGCATCGATCACGGCGCGGTAGTCGGGTTGTCCGTAGATGGCCGAACCGGCCACGAAGGTATCGGCACCGGCTTCGGCCACGGCACGGATGTTGCCGGCCTTGATGCCGCCGTCGACTTCCAGCCAGATTTCGCCACCGTGTACGGCAGTCCAGGCATCAATGCGCTGGCGCGCGGCCCGGATCTTGTTGAGTGCTTCGGGGATGAACGACTGGCCGCCGAAACCGGGGTTGACCGACATGATCAAGATCATGTCGATCTTGTCCATGACGTGATCCAGATAACTCAGCGACGTGGCCGGGTTGAACACCAGGCCGGCCTTGCAGCCGTGTTCCTTGATCAGCCCGAGGCTGCGGTCGATGTGCTCGCTGGCTTCCGGGTGAAAGGTGATCAGGTTGG from Laribacter hongkongensis DSM 14985 includes:
- the rpe gene encoding ribulose-phosphate 3-epimerase; this encodes MRNFRIAPSILSADFARLGEEVRDVVAAGADIIHFDVMDNHYVPNLTIGPMVCEAIRPHTSAPIDVHLMVKPVDSLIPMFAKAGANLITFHPEASEHIDRSLGLIKEHGCKAGLVFNPATSLSYLDHVMDKIDMILIMSVNPGFGGQSFIPEALNKIRAARQRIDAWTAVHGGEIWLEVDGGIKAGNIRAVAEAGADTFVAGSAIYGQPDYRAVIDAMRAELAQVA
- the recD gene encoding exodeoxyribonuclease V subunit alpha yields the protein MLTPDSLFAVLDTLVGTRRLRPLDRALARFLAGHVPDTPPAVLLATVLASHQLGRGHPALDLAAVHADPAATLGWADDGDTPDLTALPVFAGPLSGWLAQLESAACIDRPPADSGAPLVLAGHNLYLRRYWQCEETVAEAIRARLPQRLAVPDDLSVRLDRLLADMRDADEAARRQTHWQSVAVALAARLGFCIISGGPGTGKTTTVVRLLGLLQGLTLDAGRTPLAIRLAAPTGKAAARLQDSIRQAVARLDPAVREHVPAEVSTLHRLLGPLPDSRHFRHHAGQPLPLDVLVIDEASMIDLEMMAAVLSALPAHARLILLGDKDQLASVEAGAVLGSLCAGSRVDVQDPAQWAGSHEMAAWLGAASGYAVKADGLPAGALTDHVVVLKKSHRFGDDSGIGELARAVNDGDASRAATVWPRHADSIARLEPASRCIEQLALQGRSSGSPAGWQAASYRAYLEIMAAGDQGDPDGWARQVLEAFNRFRVLCALRQGEEGVSGVNAAIEASLRTAGLLPAGRSEWYAGRPVMVLKNDYGLGLMNGDTGIALPMPDATLRVCFALPDGRVRQVLPSRLTDVESAFAMTVHKSQGSEFSHTVLLLPQHDSPILTRELVYTGITRARDRLTLVGSADIFRRAVSRRTVRHSGLAQRLG